One Trichoderma atroviride chromosome 7, complete sequence DNA segment encodes these proteins:
- a CDS encoding uncharacterized protein (EggNog:ENOG41), which produces MSAAHQHTAIMPSRVAAARAKLTTAKRTYLAAKRTYEAYKSKVEPEVAPDQERPEISRRESLQLASLGVEMAQKEEELFKLEEAVADEELKAGLIDQNTCTKRRVEAWSRSSSAGDSLWHHQVKKARFEDAGAVRMIDLYTGEIPQLLLSLYESCYGQDKSKKRRSNWRRDALAYYNGDSNDHEGVQPDSAWCHITGKWHGAKFHKAARIVPDVLNGFGEVLFGGRAQSLQREGNALLLSDRIKAWFDSYHIVVVPVDLSESPIRRWRTELISPDIRNSELFPGYYGRDLDGKELVFLNEYRPVSRFLYFHFIMALIRIKDLKRLGWEKVWARFYNLRPFGTPGNYMRRSMLLALATHHGTVGLAEMSAYIAGHGFDTPINLTEEETAEAARRVRKLVEAAINRSEKEGSDEGSEEESDEESNEESNEKSNEESNEESNERVEELGEEEE; this is translated from the coding sequence ATGTCTGCCGCTCACCAACATACAGCCATTATGCCATCCAGAGTGGCCGCAGCAAGGGCCAAACTCACCACAGCCAAACGTACCTATTTGGCGGCGAAGAGAACATACGAAGCTTACAAGAGCAAAGTGGAACCAGAGGTTGCGCCAGACCAGGAGCGGCCGGAAATAAGTCGCCGCGAGAGCCTTCAGTTGGCATCGCTCGGAGTGGAAATGGCccagaaggaggaggagctgttCAAGCTTGAGGAAGCCGTTGCGGACGAAGAGCTCAAAGCCGGTCTTATTGACCAAAACACCTGTACGAAGCGTCGCGTGGAAGCGTGGTCACGCTCCTCTTCTGCCGGAGACAGCTTATGGCATCACCAAGTGAAGAAGGCTCGATTCGAAGATGCCGGAGCAGTCCGGATGATCGACCTATATACTGGTGAGATCCCTCAGCTGCTTTTGAGTCTTTACGAGTCATGCTATGGGCAGGAtaagagcaagaaaagacGCTCAAATTGGCGCCGGGATGCTTTAGCCTACTACAACGGCGATAGCAATGACCACGAAGGCGTCCAGCCTGACAGTGCTTGGTGCCATATAACCGGCAAATGGCATGGAGCAAAATTTCATAAAGCTGCACGCATCGTTCCCGATGTCCTAAACGGCTTTGGTGAAGTGCTCTTTGGTGGACGAGCCCAATCACTTCAACGAGAGGGTAATGCGCTGCTTTTGTCAGACCGTATCAAGGCGTGGTTCGACAGCTATCACATCGTAGTTGTCCCAGTTGATTTAAGCGAGTCTCCCATTAGACGATGGCGCACGGAGCTCATTTCGCCTGATATTCGGAATAGTGAACTATTCCCAGGCTATTATGGCAGGGACCTCGATGGAAAGGAGCTGGTGTTTCTCAACGAGTACCGTCCAGTCTCACGCTTTCTCTATTTCCACTTCATCATGGCGCTTATTCGCATCAAGGACCTCAAACGTCTCGGATGGGAGAAAGTTTGGGCTCGATTCTATAATCTACGCCCTTTTGGAACACCAGGAAATTATATGCGAAGGAGCATGTtgcttgcccttgccacCCATCACGGAACTGTTGGCCTGGCTGAAATGTCGGCTTACATTGCAGGACACGGCTTCGATACACCCATAAACCTCACCGAAGAAGAGactgcagaagctgctcgccGAGTGCGCAAGCTCGTAGAGGCAGCCATTAACCGTTCGGAGAAAGAGGGAAGCGATGAGGGGAGTGAGGAAGAGAGCGACGAAGAGAGTAACGAAGAGAGCAACGAAAAGAGCAACGAAGAGAGCAACGAAGAGAGCAACGAGCGCGTAGAGGAgcttggagaggaggaggagtaa
- a CDS encoding uncharacterized protein (BUSCO:EOG092D2MAK), translating into MRGRAMQDASTPTGRPGSRPASRLRTGSTSGLPRPNLSIRDSRIGSFRASTSAHNLTGEHSTSRPSSRQSNATPSLRGSVENLKDNVVPPESDASEKYRKEIEALKAEIGTLQYRLQTAEQEKDIALSQQNNKMEQARRREQEEAQHRQSAESEKAKTDSKMESIRSEMEELKEAMENDKRSLESKLRAAEDETRLLQEQLEDLTSAKDEAARRADKKANDLQMQISAANSSLQDMQQEAEAHETSLRQCQEQILEKDTLIGNLEADVLRLKAQSGDAETMDIIKRELSEQVSHIRALEASNREQLTELKRLRAVNKAVEIVEEEKRSLMRKVVAAEKLEVELAEARIQRQRLEDERLSWSAYLKNMSATGQAEFDSPEQIARALVQERLTSASYVEQLGAVRAEIAAQQSHIQALEEERAQMRSQAENATTSAQAVNVDQVRMRLDRQRALALKEVEYLRAQLKAFDTEEQALQPERFDESRVARIQELEDMVDNYKMEVQRLHGELSSMDPSSQQPSSPLLLAGSKRSRAEDDVAQEQMGQLTRKNRKLQEELASVQTQVSMLEKDLSTTREQLSAAKEQTKTRVLSLRSNPTSDYEAIKRATLEALQKENKELLATLRSKETSPSIPLIPTSVLGAMEREIAAAKAETASAQKSARRLKEVWGSKSQEFKEAIFSTLGWTVTFIPNGKMRVESTFYPSQTDEHENSIVFDGERGTMKVGGGPKSAFAQKIGDHIGFWVREKGCIPGFLAALTLEFYEEHARAASGE; encoded by the exons ATGCGCGGCCGCGCAATGCAGGATGCCAGCACTCCTACTGGCCGTCCAGGCTCTCGGCCGGCCAGCAGACTTCGTACTGGAAGCACCTCAGGCCTCCCCCGACCAAATCTGTCAATTCGTGATTCCAGA ATAGGATCTTTCCGAGCGTCAACATCCGCCCATAACCTTACTGGAGAACACAGCACAAGTAGACCGTCATCTAGACAAAGCAATGCAACCCCATCGCTCCGAGGCTCAGTCGAGAATTTGAAAGACAATGTCGTGCCGCCTGAGTCAGATGCATCCGAAAAGTATCGGAAAGAAATCGAGGCCCTCAAGGCCGAGATTGGGACCTTGCAATACCGCCTGCAGACCGCTGAGCAAGAGAAAGACATTGCTTTATCTCAGCAAAACAACAAGATGGAACAAGCCCGTCGGCgcgaacaagaagaagcacagcATCGCCAATCAGCTGAAtcggaaaaggcaaagacagACAGTAAGATGGAGTCAATCCGATCCGAAatggaggagctgaaagAAGCCATGGAAAACGACAAACGATCACTCGAGTCCAAACTTCGGGCCGCTGAGGACGAAACTCGCCTTTTGCAAGAACAGCTAGAAGACCTGACCAGCGCCAAAGACGAAGCGGCGAGAAGGGCTGACAAGAAAGCCAACGATCTTCAAATGCAGATTTCTGCAGCAAACAGCTCATTACAGGACATGCAGCAGGAGGCAGAAGCACATGAGACATCATTACGGCAGTGCCAGGAGCAGATTCTAGAAAAAGACACATTGATTGGCAACCTAGAGGCGGACGTACTACGGCTCAAGGCCCAAAGCGGTGATGCGGAGACGATGGACATCATCAAGAGGGAGCTGTCTGAGCAGGTTTCACATATTCGTGCTCTGGAAGCTTCGAACCGCGAACAACTTACAGAGCTGAAGCGGCTCCGAGCTGTCAACAAAGCCGTCGAGATTgtcgaagaggaaaagaggtCATTGATGAGAAAGGTTGTGGCCGCTGAGAAGCTAGAGGTGGAACTGGCAGAGGCAAGGATACAACGGCAAAGATTGGAGGACGAGCGCCTATCATGGTCAGCTTACCTCAAGAACATGTCAGCAACAGGCCAGGCCGAGTTCGATTCACCAGAACAGATTGCGAGGGCGCTTGTACAGGAGCGACTGACCAGTGCCTCCTATGTCGAGCAGCTAGGCGCTGTTCGTGCCGAGATTGCGGCTCAGCAAAGCCATATCCaggccttggaagaagagagagcgcAAATGAGGAGCCAAGCCGAGAATGCCACAACGTCTGCCCAGGCTGTTAATGTCGACCAGGTCCGCATGCGTCTCGACCGGCAGCGTGCCTTGGCTCTGAAGGAAGTTGAATACTTGCGCGCACAGCTTAAAGCGTTTGACACGGAAGAGCAAGCCTTACAGCCCGAACGGTTTGATGAATCCCGCGTGGCACGTATCCAGGAGCTGGAAGACATGGTGGACAACTACAAGATGGAGGTTCAGCGGTTACACGGCGAACTCTCATCCATGGATCCGTCATCACAgcagccatcatcgccgttgcTGCTCGCTGGAAGCAAGCGAAGTCGGGCCGAGGATGATGTCGCCCAGGAGCAGATGGGCCAGCTTACGCGTAAGAACCGCAAGCTCCAGGAAGAGTTGGCGAGCGTACAGACACAAGTCTCCATGCTCGAAAAGGATCTCTCTACGACGCGCGAGCAGCTTTCTGCCGCCAAAGAGCAGACCAAAACGCGAGTATTATCGCTGAGATCTAATCCCACCTCGGATTATGAGGCGATCAAGCGGGCCACTCTTGAGGCTCTGCAGAAGGAGAACAAGGAGCTATTGGCGACATTGCGGTCAAAGGAGACGAGTCCTTCAATACCCCTGATTCCGACATCAGTACTGGGCGCCATGGAGCGCGAaatcgcagcagcaaaagccgaAACCGCAAGCGCCCAGAAATCAGCGCGCCGCCTCAAAGAAGTCTGGGGCTCCAAGTCACAAGAGTTCAAGGAGGCCATCTTCTCAACACTAGGCTGGACCGTCACCTTTATCCCCAACGGCAAGATGCGCGTCGAGAGCACCTTTTACCCGTCGCAGACGGACGAGCACGAGAACTCGATTGTGTTTGACGGCGAGCGGGGCACGATGAAGGTGGGCGGCGGGCCCAAGAGCGCGTTTGCACAAAAGATTGGCGACCACATTGGCTTTTGGGTCAGGGAGAAGGGGTGCATCCCGGGCTTTTTGGCAGCGCTGACGTTGGAGTTTTATGAGGAGCATGCGAGGGCGGCTTCGGGGGAGTGA